One Gadus chalcogrammus isolate NIFS_2021 chromosome 4, NIFS_Gcha_1.0, whole genome shotgun sequence DNA segment encodes these proteins:
- the LOC130381412 gene encoding POU domain, class 3, transcription factor 3-B-like isoform X2 — protein MATAASNPYLPANSLLSPGSIVHSDSGSSAVTSGSGGGGYRGDPSVKMVQSDFMAASNGGHMLSHAHQWVTSLPHAAAAAAAAAVAAAEAASPWSSSPVGMTGSPQQQDGKNGSRDDLHTGTALHHRPPPHLGAHQSHAAAWGSALSGGGQQQQQPLLYSQQAGGFTVNGMLSAGAQSLVHAGLVRGDTPDLDHGGGNHQHHQHHHAHHQHAHQQQQHHAHAQQQQQQQQQQQHAHHLSSHEVHSDEDTPTSDDLEQFAKQFKQRRIKLGFTQADVGLALGTLYGNVFSQTTICRFEALQLSFKNMCKLKPLLNKWLEEADSTTGSPTSIDKIAAQGRKRKKRTSIEVSVKGALESHFLKCPKPSAQEITSLADNLQLEKEVVRVWFCNRRQKEKRMTPPGVPQTPEDVYSQVGNGHFLVDYLKDEAGDQRVTSTSSFHQVILAH, from the exons ATGGCCACCGCGGcttccaacccctacctgcccgcAAACAGCCTTCTGTCGCCCGGCTCCATCGTGCACTCTGACTCGGGGAGCTCCGCGGTGACTTCTGGGTCCGGGGGTGGCGGCTACCGGGGGGACCCCTCCGTCAAGATGGTCCAGAGTGACTTCATGGCCGCGAGCAACGGGGGACACATGCTGAGCCACGCGCACCAGTGGGTGACGTCCCTCCCGCACGCCGCGGCTGCCGCAGCTGCAGCCGCCGTAGCCGCCGCGGAAGCCGCGTCGCCCTGGTCCTCGAGCCCCGTGGGCATGACCGGAAGCCCGCAGCAGCAGGACGGGAAAAACGGCAGCCGGGACGACTTGCACACGGGCACTGCGCTGCACCACAGACCCCCGCCGCACCTCGGCGCGCACCAGAGCCACGCCGCGGCGTGGGGCAGTGCGCTGTCCGGCGGcgggcagcaacagcagcagcctctGCTCTACTCGCAGCAGGCCGGCGGCTTTACCGTCAACGGGATGCTGAGCGCAGGGGCGCAGAGCCTCGTGCACGCCGGCCTGGTGCGCGGGGACACCCCGGACCTGGACCACGGCGGCGgcaaccaccaacaccaccagcaccaccacgcgCACCACCAGCACgcgcatcagcagcagcagcaccacgcgcacgcacagcagcagcaacaacaacaacagcagcagcagcacgcgcATCACCTAAGCAGCCACGAGGTGCACTCGGACGAGGACACGCCGACCTCGGACGACCTGGAGCAGTTCGCCAAGCAGTTCAAGCAGCGGCGCATCAAGCTGGGCTTCACGCAGGCCGACGTGGGGCTCGCGCTGGGCACGCTGTACGGGAACGTGTTCTCCCAGACCACCATCTGCCGCTTCGAGGCGCTGCAGCTGAGCTTCAAGAACATGTGCAAGCTGAAGCCCCTGCTGAACAAGTGGCTCGAGGAAGCCGACTCCACCACGGGCAGCCCCACGAGCATCGACAAGATCGCCGCGCAGGGCCGCAAGCGGAAGAAGCGCACGTCCATCGAGGTGAGCGTGAAGGGCGCGCTGGAGAGCCACTTCCTGAAGTGTCCCAAGCCCTCGGCGCAGGAGATCACGTCGCTCGCGGACAACctgcagctggagaaggaggtggtgcGCGTGTGGTTCTGCAACAGGCGGCAAAAGGAGAAGCGCATGACGCCGCCAGGGGTGCCCCAGACGCCGGAGGATGTGTACTCTCAGGTGGGCAAC GGACATTTTTTAGTAGATTACTTAAAAGACGAGGCGGGGGACCAGCGGGTGACATCCACCAGTTCCTTCCACCAGGTAATTTTGGCGCATTGA
- the LOC130381412 gene encoding POU domain, class 3, transcription factor 3-B-like isoform X3, with product MATAASNPYLPANSLLSPGSIVHSDSGSSAVTSGSGGGGYRGDPSVKMVQSDFMAASNGGHMLSHAHQWVTSLPHAAAAAAAAAVAAAEAASPWSSSPVGMTGSPQQQDGKNGSRDDLHTGTALHHRPPPHLGAHQSHAAAWGSALSGGGQQQQQPLLYSQQAGGFTVNGMLSAGAQSLVHAGLVRGDTPDLDHGGGNHQHHQHHHAHHQHAHQQQQHHAHAHSHEVHSDEDTPTSDDLEQFAKQFKQRRIKLGFTQADVGLALGTLYGNVFSQTTICRFEALQLSFKNMCKLKPLLNKWLEEADSTTGSPTSIDKIAAQGRKRKKRTSIEVSVKGALESHFLKCPKPSAQEITSLADNLQLEKEVVRVWFCNRRQKEKRMTPPGVPQTPEDVYSQVGNGHFLVDYLKDEAGDQRVTSTSSFHQVILAH from the exons ATGGCCACCGCGGcttccaacccctacctgcccgcAAACAGCCTTCTGTCGCCCGGCTCCATCGTGCACTCTGACTCGGGGAGCTCCGCGGTGACTTCTGGGTCCGGGGGTGGCGGCTACCGGGGGGACCCCTCCGTCAAGATGGTCCAGAGTGACTTCATGGCCGCGAGCAACGGGGGACACATGCTGAGCCACGCGCACCAGTGGGTGACGTCCCTCCCGCACGCCGCGGCTGCCGCAGCTGCAGCCGCCGTAGCCGCCGCGGAAGCCGCGTCGCCCTGGTCCTCGAGCCCCGTGGGCATGACCGGAAGCCCGCAGCAGCAGGACGGGAAAAACGGCAGCCGGGACGACTTGCACACGGGCACTGCGCTGCACCACAGACCCCCGCCGCACCTCGGCGCGCACCAGAGCCACGCCGCGGCGTGGGGCAGTGCGCTGTCCGGCGGcgggcagcaacagcagcagcctctGCTCTACTCGCAGCAGGCCGGCGGCTTTACCGTCAACGGGATGCTGAGCGCAGGGGCGCAGAGCCTCGTGCACGCCGGCCTGGTGCGCGGGGACACCCCGGACCTGGACCACGGCGGCGgcaaccaccaacaccaccagcaccaccacgcgCACCACCAGCACgcgcatcagcagcagcagcaccacgcgcacgcaca CAGCCACGAGGTGCACTCGGACGAGGACACGCCGACCTCGGACGACCTGGAGCAGTTCGCCAAGCAGTTCAAGCAGCGGCGCATCAAGCTGGGCTTCACGCAGGCCGACGTGGGGCTCGCGCTGGGCACGCTGTACGGGAACGTGTTCTCCCAGACCACCATCTGCCGCTTCGAGGCGCTGCAGCTGAGCTTCAAGAACATGTGCAAGCTGAAGCCCCTGCTGAACAAGTGGCTCGAGGAAGCCGACTCCACCACGGGCAGCCCCACGAGCATCGACAAGATCGCCGCGCAGGGCCGCAAGCGGAAGAAGCGCACGTCCATCGAGGTGAGCGTGAAGGGCGCGCTGGAGAGCCACTTCCTGAAGTGTCCCAAGCCCTCGGCGCAGGAGATCACGTCGCTCGCGGACAACctgcagctggagaaggaggtggtgcGCGTGTGGTTCTGCAACAGGCGGCAAAAGGAGAAGCGCATGACGCCGCCAGGGGTGCCCCAGACGCCGGAGGATGTGTACTCTCAGGTGGGCAAC GGACATTTTTTAGTAGATTACTTAAAAGACGAGGCGGGGGACCAGCGGGTGACATCCACCAGTTCCTTCCACCAGGTAATTTTGGCGCATTGA
- the LOC130381412 gene encoding POU domain, class 3, transcription factor 3-B-like isoform X1 yields MATAASNPYLPANSLLSPGSIVHSDSGSSAVTSGSGGGGYRGDPSVKMVQSDFMAASNGGHMLSHAHQWVTSLPHAAAAAAAAAVAAAEAASPWSSSPVGMTGSPQQQDGKNGSRDDLHTGTALHHRPPPHLGAHQSHAAAWGSALSGGGQQQQQPLLYSQQAGGFTVNGMLSAGAQSLVHAGLVRGDTPDLDHGGGNHQHHQHHHAHHQHAHQQQQHHAHAQQQQQQQQQQQHAHHLSSHEVHSDEDTPTSDDLEQFAKQFKQRRIKLGFTQADVGLALGTLYGNVFSQTTICRFEALQLSFKNMCKLKPLLNKWLEEADSTTGSPTSIDKIAAQGRKRKKRTSIEVSVKGALESHFLKCPKPSAQEITSLADNLQLEKEVVRVWFCNRRQKEKRMTPPGVPQTPEDVYSQGHFLVDYLKDEAGDQRVTSTSSFHQVILAH; encoded by the exons ATGGCCACCGCGGcttccaacccctacctgcccgcAAACAGCCTTCTGTCGCCCGGCTCCATCGTGCACTCTGACTCGGGGAGCTCCGCGGTGACTTCTGGGTCCGGGGGTGGCGGCTACCGGGGGGACCCCTCCGTCAAGATGGTCCAGAGTGACTTCATGGCCGCGAGCAACGGGGGACACATGCTGAGCCACGCGCACCAGTGGGTGACGTCCCTCCCGCACGCCGCGGCTGCCGCAGCTGCAGCCGCCGTAGCCGCCGCGGAAGCCGCGTCGCCCTGGTCCTCGAGCCCCGTGGGCATGACCGGAAGCCCGCAGCAGCAGGACGGGAAAAACGGCAGCCGGGACGACTTGCACACGGGCACTGCGCTGCACCACAGACCCCCGCCGCACCTCGGCGCGCACCAGAGCCACGCCGCGGCGTGGGGCAGTGCGCTGTCCGGCGGcgggcagcaacagcagcagcctctGCTCTACTCGCAGCAGGCCGGCGGCTTTACCGTCAACGGGATGCTGAGCGCAGGGGCGCAGAGCCTCGTGCACGCCGGCCTGGTGCGCGGGGACACCCCGGACCTGGACCACGGCGGCGgcaaccaccaacaccaccagcaccaccacgcgCACCACCAGCACgcgcatcagcagcagcagcaccacgcgcacgcacagcagcagcaacaacaacaacagcagcagcagcacgcgcATCACCTAAGCAGCCACGAGGTGCACTCGGACGAGGACACGCCGACCTCGGACGACCTGGAGCAGTTCGCCAAGCAGTTCAAGCAGCGGCGCATCAAGCTGGGCTTCACGCAGGCCGACGTGGGGCTCGCGCTGGGCACGCTGTACGGGAACGTGTTCTCCCAGACCACCATCTGCCGCTTCGAGGCGCTGCAGCTGAGCTTCAAGAACATGTGCAAGCTGAAGCCCCTGCTGAACAAGTGGCTCGAGGAAGCCGACTCCACCACGGGCAGCCCCACGAGCATCGACAAGATCGCCGCGCAGGGCCGCAAGCGGAAGAAGCGCACGTCCATCGAGGTGAGCGTGAAGGGCGCGCTGGAGAGCCACTTCCTGAAGTGTCCCAAGCCCTCGGCGCAGGAGATCACGTCGCTCGCGGACAACctgcagctggagaaggaggtggtgcGCGTGTGGTTCTGCAACAGGCGGCAAAAGGAGAAGCGCATGACGCCGCCAGGGGTGCCCCAGACGCCGGAGGATGTGTACTCTCAG GGACATTTTTTAGTAGATTACTTAAAAGACGAGGCGGGGGACCAGCGGGTGACATCCACCAGTTCCTTCCACCAGGTAATTTTGGCGCATTGA